From one Mesomycoplasma ovipneumoniae genomic stretch:
- a CDS encoding MHO_1580 family protein yields the protein MNLDLIPSQSPEIQIARSYGQISFNYASNSSPNGIRQFVKIERDIVSNRYTVIVTVFSKIPGKVDVYVQVNNSIPTSPKVLDLLPERFNQAIFTFGGLDGEKSKDNADKFQKIDNILVYLTKHNEQQMMLDNVVKIRNFSDVRKEYSIQNQGIGFKLLKSIKMANLGADASLEFSKTYEKIDEQTVYFFPVKFIQEKHNINIFKVGVDPETFHAGNIDRQINISDLKLTNLPIKSATAAKNFLNLSFQFRPDIYNKNTKPEIVEGKYIIGDIFITSSTFYDSKERVVFSGNSQISQQGFIIPYNFSGYLNPKVEMSINSDFEKISVGFSQQIHKKLIDYEKKKGIYRLKITNYPTPFIKSDEIKISNQDFKYVATNFLTIEQLRDLSFTNFKEDEENQLEE from the coding sequence ATGAATTTAGATCTTATTCCAAGCCAAAGCCCTGAAATTCAAATTGCAAGAAGCTATGGCCAAATTTCTTTTAATTATGCATCAAATTCATCACCTAATGGAATTAGACAATTTGTAAAAATCGAGCGCGACATTGTTTCAAACAGATATACAGTAATTGTTACTGTTTTTTCAAAAATACCGGGAAAAGTGGATGTTTATGTTCAAGTAAATAATTCAATTCCTACAAGTCCAAAAGTTTTAGATTTATTGCCCGAGCGATTTAATCAAGCAATTTTTACTTTTGGCGGTCTTGATGGCGAAAAAAGTAAGGATAATGCTGACAAATTTCAAAAAATAGATAATATTTTAGTCTATTTGACAAAACATAACGAGCAACAAATGATGCTTGACAATGTGGTAAAAATCCGCAACTTTTCAGATGTACGCAAAGAATATTCTATCCAAAATCAAGGAATTGGCTTTAAACTCTTAAAATCAATAAAAATGGCAAATTTAGGAGCTGACGCTTCGCTTGAATTTTCTAAAACTTATGAAAAAATCGACGAACAAACAGTTTATTTTTTTCCTGTTAAATTTATTCAAGAAAAACATAATATAAATATTTTTAAAGTTGGGGTTGATCCTGAGACTTTTCATGCCGGAAATATCGATCGCCAGATCAATATTTCTGACTTAAAACTGACAAATCTGCCAATAAAATCGGCCACAGCAGCAAAAAATTTTTTAAATTTATCCTTCCAATTTCGCCCAGATATCTATAATAAAAACACAAAACCTGAAATTGTTGAAGGAAAATACATAATTGGGGATATTTTTATAACTTCAAGTACCTTTTATGATTCAAAAGAACGGGTTGTTTTTAGTGGAAATTCACAAATTTCCCAACAAGGATTCATTATTCCTTATAATTTTTCAGGATACTTAAATCCAAAAGTTGAAATGTCAATTAATTCTGATTTTGAAAAAATCAGTGTTGGTTTTTCGCAACAAATACACAAAAAATTGATTGACTACGAAAAGAAAAAAGGAATTTACCGTCTGAAAATCACAAATTATCCAACTCCTTTTATAAAATCTGACGAAATTAAAATTTCTAATCAAGATTTTAAATATGTTGCAACTAATTTTTTAACAATCGAGCAGCTCAGAGATCTTTCCTTTACTAATTTTAAAGAAGATGAAGAAAATCAGTTAGAAGAATAG
- a CDS encoding phosphotransferase — MKKISIGFTNKSFRKDSQFIQEKVYNGMNHQIDYSILSNFDFVPKLISDSKEVIIWEWIEGSNVEITTESLEKIVYQLREIHNSNLVFPPSNHAFRVEQYLKILAEKGIKNPTIEKYNPFINEILVNMDKTKPLHNDLWLMNMVKKDKKIYFLDWEYASQGDIHFDLAYFIESARLDDDQEKIFLNFYGKLNYKLILLHRIFVLYLIILWVNAQETKYFDDTPYMEKLDNLYEQYKLWKE; from the coding sequence ATGAAAAAAATTTCCATTGGTTTTACTAATAAATCTTTTCGCAAGGATTCACAATTTATTCAAGAAAAAGTTTATAATGGAATGAACCATCAAATTGATTATTCAATTTTATCAAATTTTGATTTTGTTCCAAAACTAATATCTGATTCAAAAGAAGTGATTATTTGAGAATGAATTGAAGGATCTAATGTTGAAATTACCACTGAATCGCTTGAAAAAATCGTTTATCAATTAAGGGAAATTCATAATTCAAATTTAGTTTTTCCACCATCTAACCATGCATTTCGGGTAGAACAATATTTAAAAATTCTAGCTGAAAAAGGGATAAAAAACCCCACAATCGAAAAATATAACCCATTTATCAATGAAATTTTGGTAAATATGGATAAAACCAAACCACTTCATAATGACTTGTGATTAATGAACATGGTTAAAAAAGACAAAAAAATTTATTTTTTAGATTGAGAATATGCATCACAAGGCGACATACATTTTGATCTTGCATATTTTATAGAATCTGCAAGATTAGATGATGATCAGGAAAAAATTTTTCTTAATTTCTATGGAAAACTAAATTATAAATTAATATTATTACATAGAATTTTCGTTCTTTACCTTATAATTTTATGAGTAAATGCTCAAGAAACTAAATACTTTGACGACACCCCTTACATGGAAAAATTAGATAATTTATATGAACAATATAAATTATGAAAGGAATAA
- the recA gene encoding recombinase RecA, translated as MTEINDKSLLKQALSDIKKKFGNESIMVLGEKPPIDTEVFSSGSMAIDMALGIGGFPKGRIIEIYGPESSGKTTITLHAIAEVQKRGGIAAFIDAEHSIDSQYAKNLGIDIDNLILSQPDSGEQALDIVDTLAKTKAIDLIVVDSVAALVPMAELQGEMKDQVIGAQARLMSKALRKITASLNKNGTTVIFINQIREKVGVIFGNPETTPGGRGLKFYASIRLDVRKVQQISTGNDITGHSVKIKVVKNKLAIPFKTALVEIVFAKGISKSAELIHLGEELGILTRKGSWFAYNGENIAQGKMNLKLLLENNEKLFNEIKEQITEKLNENQKESSEI; from the coding sequence ATGACTGAAATTAACGATAAATCACTATTAAAACAAGCTTTAAGTGATATTAAGAAAAAATTTGGAAATGAATCTATCATGGTTTTAGGTGAAAAACCACCGATTGACACTGAAGTTTTTTCCTCTGGAAGTATGGCCATTGATATGGCTCTGGGAATTGGCGGATTCCCAAAAGGTAGAATTATTGAAATTTATGGGCCTGAATCATCAGGAAAAACAACTATTACTTTGCATGCGATTGCCGAAGTTCAAAAACGCGGTGGAATTGCGGCATTTATTGATGCTGAGCACTCAATTGATTCTCAATATGCAAAAAATTTAGGAATCGATATTGATAATTTAATTCTTTCTCAGCCAGATTCAGGTGAACAAGCTCTTGATATTGTCGACACATTAGCAAAAACAAAAGCTATTGACTTGATTGTTGTAGACTCGGTTGCCGCTTTAGTACCAATGGCAGAATTGCAAGGCGAAATGAAAGATCAAGTAATTGGGGCGCAAGCACGACTTATGTCAAAAGCGCTTCGAAAAATAACTGCATCATTAAATAAAAACGGTACAACAGTTATTTTTATCAATCAAATTCGTGAAAAAGTAGGAGTAATTTTTGGAAACCCAGAAACAACCCCAGGTGGAAGAGGACTAAAATTCTATGCTTCAATTCGGCTTGATGTTAGAAAAGTTCAACAAATTTCAACAGGAAATGATATAACAGGGCATAGCGTAAAAATAAAAGTTGTTAAAAATAAGCTTGCAATCCCATTTAAAACAGCATTAGTTGAAATTGTTTTTGCAAAAGGTATTTCAAAATCTGCTGAACTTATTCATTTAGGAGAAGAATTAGGAATTCTTACCAGAAAAGGATCATGATTTGCATACAATGGCGAAAATATTGCTCAAGGAAAAATGAATTTGAAGCTGTTACTTGAAAATAATGAAAAATTATTTAATGAAATAAAGGAGCAAATTACTGAAAAACTTAACGAAAATCAAAAGGAAAGTTCAGAAATATAG
- a CDS encoding DNA polymerase IV, giving the protein MPKIIAHIDIDTFFVSSEIRLDPTLQGQPIAISRKEDFAMAVSISKEVKEKGFKITDKTVYIKKKIPNLVVIEPNLAYYRFLSRQFFDFITKNFTKKIEIYSIDECFLDLTDYFRKFKTIYQMLHYIKKKVQQELKLPISIGVSHNKLLAKMATNLAKHTPEKITVIPRDKIIPLIYSQKIEKLFGIGMATAQKLKNIGIFTISDLVKAGVDSEKVIQVLGVQRYGFFQSLTSTGDNIVANKPENFKSVSHFRTFSPYASPTKTETLLLISEFLPSLVAKLDQFNKGANRVEVYFKLKNKEQNRFFTDLSQPSNNYDLLYNNLVALANKIEDFSSLSGFGICLSKISDYDISMLNTSPKVKNIIASVNKKIGLKKLVVLKSFKN; this is encoded by the coding sequence ATGCCAAAAATAATTGCCCACATTGATATTGATACTTTTTTTGTCTCATCAGAAATTAGACTTGATCCAACATTACAAGGCCAGCCAATTGCGATTTCTCGAAAAGAGGATTTTGCAATGGCTGTTTCTATTTCTAAAGAAGTCAAAGAAAAAGGCTTCAAAATCACAGATAAAACCGTATATATTAAAAAAAAGATCCCAAATTTGGTCGTAATTGAACCAAATTTGGCTTATTATCGCTTTTTATCAAGGCAATTTTTTGATTTTATCACTAAAAATTTTACAAAAAAAATTGAAATTTACTCGATTGACGAGTGTTTTTTGGATTTGACTGATTATTTTCGAAAATTTAAGACAATTTATCAAATGTTGCACTATATTAAGAAAAAAGTGCAACAAGAACTTAAATTACCAATTTCAATCGGCGTTTCTCATAATAAATTATTAGCAAAAATGGCCACTAATTTAGCCAAACATACCCCAGAAAAAATTACTGTTATTCCAAGGGACAAAATCATACCACTTATTTATTCCCAAAAAATTGAAAAACTTTTTGGAATAGGAATGGCCACGGCTCAAAAACTAAAAAATATTGGAATTTTTACCATCAGTGATCTAGTAAAAGCTGGAGTTGACAGTGAAAAAGTTATTCAAGTTTTAGGTGTTCAGCGTTATGGATTTTTTCAATCTTTGACCTCAACAGGCGACAACATTGTTGCAAACAAGCCTGAAAATTTTAAAAGTGTCTCACATTTTCGCACTTTTTCGCCTTATGCTAGTCCAACAAAAACAGAAACACTACTTTTAATTTCAGAATTTTTACCAAGTCTGGTCGCCAAACTAGATCAGTTTAACAAAGGTGCAAACCGTGTTGAAGTATATTTTAAGCTAAAAAACAAAGAACAAAACCGTTTTTTTACAGATTTATCTCAACCTTCAAATAATTATGATTTGTTGTACAATAATTTAGTTGCACTTGCAAACAAAATCGAAGATTTTTCATCATTATCAGGGTTTGGAATTTGTTTGTCAAAAATTTCTGATTATGATATAAGTATGTTAAATACAAGTCCAAAAGTTAAGAATATTATTGCAAGTGTAAATAAAAAAATAGGTTTGAAAAAATTAGTTGTGCTAAAATCATTTAAAAATTAG
- a CDS encoding MHO_1590 family protein, translating into MQTTAKILSGLFATGIIVGGGILGWYLYNSRVEKSLSPLKKQLDFEVKNESEYKENDVFPNIYANDFYDTIKVKQGKVYIDEWLVENVIKEIISKVKVSFGSLNFRYKIDENQQTIYIEILWKYKKNKLNRNYKISLYQDI; encoded by the coding sequence ATGCAAACCACTGCTAAAATTTTATCAGGCCTTTTTGCAACAGGGATTATTGTCGGCGGCGGAATTCTAGGTTGATATTTGTATAACTCAAGAGTTGAAAAATCACTATCACCTTTAAAAAAACAACTAGATTTTGAAGTTAAAAATGAATCAGAATACAAAGAAAACGATGTTTTTCCCAATATTTATGCTAATGATTTTTACGACACAATAAAAGTAAAACAAGGAAAAGTTTATATTGATGAGTGATTAGTTGAAAATGTTATCAAAGAAATTATTTCAAAAGTTAAAGTATCATTTGGATCTTTGAATTTTCGGTACAAAATTGATGAAAATCAGCAAACAATTTATATAGAAATTCTCTGAAAATATAAAAAGAATAAATTAAATCGAAATTATAAAATTAGCCTATATCAAGATATTTAG
- the rnr gene encoding ribonuclease R: MEIISHEKLKNFLKDEKTFIEIVRKFNVPFDLNQHLTHQISTLIENFQVFKTLEGKYYWPKFIETRVGIFRATQSSFGFVEDKQNPAQKNNIFIPGRFTANALEGDEVKINIYVDRFKSDQFFGVVTKIIQRNTKFLIGKVVKNDKYWDFEPINFKGNFFFRWNSTQDLEINNFYKVKIIDYQKNVLKLDVIQKIGHKSEPFLHVKIPIIESEITDTFSPEVLAESSKIEQEIKNIDKNRVDLRNELVVTIDGDDTKDFDDAISIEQTKEGNFLLKVHIADVAHYVKQDSAIDIEAQKRGTSIYLPHMVIPMLPEELSNGICSLMPNVDRFTITMESLINKKGENLYIKIYPSVINSKWRLTYEKVNNFFAGSFSFGDTDLENMLKKCLNLNAILSNFKKKQGYIDLALDEVKIILDQEGYTQSLKIKRRGISEELIENFMIRANENVSEFLTKKKIPILYRIHATPDPEKITIFNQVIKSLGIQHSLKLNPTSKEFAHKINQIKLENNDNFLKYSILRTMQKAIYSTENESHFGLAASFYSHFTSPIRRYPDLLLHRIIHNFLFKKSDDIETYKEILEKNSYSTTELEQKAFNLERKIINIKKAEYVQNLIGKSFRAQITSIIKSGFFVEIDGMFDALIINKSLPDSENDPYVLAEDNFCLYNKKHRFKLGEFIDVKIESANIWDGKISAVLTNY; encoded by the coding sequence ATGGAAATTATATCTCACGAAAAACTCAAAAATTTTCTTAAAGATGAAAAGACTTTTATTGAAATTGTTAGAAAATTTAACGTGCCTTTTGACTTAAACCAACATTTGACGCACCAAATAAGCACTTTAATTGAAAATTTCCAGGTTTTCAAAACTCTGGAAGGCAAATATTATTGACCTAAATTCATAGAAACTCGGGTTGGTATTTTCCGCGCTACCCAATCCTCGTTTGGTTTTGTTGAAGATAAACAAAATCCAGCCCAAAAAAATAATATTTTTATACCCGGAAGATTTACTGCAAATGCTCTTGAGGGGGATGAAGTCAAAATCAATATTTATGTTGACAGATTCAAAAGTGATCAATTTTTCGGTGTTGTTACTAAAATTATTCAGCGAAACACTAAATTTTTAATCGGAAAAGTTGTTAAAAATGATAAATATTGAGATTTTGAACCTATTAATTTTAAGGGGAATTTTTTCTTTCGCTGAAATTCAACTCAAGATCTAGAAATCAATAATTTTTATAAAGTAAAAATTATTGATTATCAAAAAAATGTGCTAAAACTAGATGTTATTCAAAAAATTGGACACAAATCAGAGCCTTTTTTACATGTAAAAATTCCTATAATTGAGTCAGAAATTACTGACACATTTAGCCCAGAAGTTCTAGCTGAATCTTCAAAAATTGAACAAGAAATAAAAAATATCGACAAAAATAGAGTAGATTTGCGAAATGAACTCGTGGTAACAATTGATGGCGATGACACAAAAGATTTTGATGATGCCATTTCTATTGAACAAACAAAAGAGGGAAATTTTCTCTTAAAAGTTCATATTGCAGACGTCGCACATTATGTAAAACAGGATTCAGCAATCGATATTGAAGCCCAAAAAAGGGGAACTTCAATTTATTTGCCGCACATGGTAATTCCTATGCTGCCTGAAGAATTATCAAACGGAATTTGCTCTTTGATGCCTAATGTTGACAGATTTACTATCACAATGGAATCACTTATAAATAAAAAAGGTGAAAATTTATACATTAAAATTTACCCTTCTGTGATTAATTCAAAATGGCGGCTAACTTATGAAAAAGTAAATAATTTTTTTGCCGGTTCATTTTCATTTGGTGATACAGATTTAGAAAATATGCTAAAAAAGTGTTTGAATTTAAACGCTATTTTGTCAAATTTCAAGAAAAAACAAGGCTATATCGACCTTGCGCTTGATGAAGTTAAAATTATTTTAGACCAAGAAGGATATACACAATCCCTAAAAATAAAAAGAAGAGGAATTTCTGAAGAATTAATTGAAAATTTTATGATTAGGGCGAATGAAAATGTTTCGGAATTTTTAACTAAGAAAAAAATTCCGATTTTATACCGGATTCATGCAACCCCTGATCCTGAAAAAATAACAATTTTTAATCAAGTTATTAAATCTTTAGGCATACAACACAGCTTAAAATTGAATCCTACTTCTAAAGAGTTTGCACATAAAATTAATCAAATAAAACTAGAAAATAATGACAATTTTCTTAAATATTCAATTTTAAGAACGATGCAAAAAGCAATTTATAGCACTGAAAACGAAAGTCATTTTGGTCTTGCAGCTAGTTTTTATAGTCATTTTACTAGCCCTATCCGTCGTTATCCTGATTTATTATTGCATAGAATTATCCATAACTTTTTGTTTAAAAAAAGCGATGACATTGAAACTTATAAGGAAATTTTGGAAAAAAATTCCTACTCCACAACCGAATTAGAGCAAAAAGCATTTAATTTAGAGAGAAAAATTATAAATATAAAAAAAGCTGAATATGTCCAAAATTTGATTGGAAAATCCTTTAGGGCGCAAATAACTTCTATTATTAAATCCGGATTTTTTGTTGAAATTGACGGAATGTTTGATGCCTTAATAATTAATAAAAGTCTTCCTGATAGCGAAAATGATCCCTATGTGTTAGCGGAAGATAATTTTTGTTTATACAATAAAAAACATCGATTTAAATTAGGTGAATTTATTGATGTTAAAATTGAAAGCGCCAATATTTGAGACGGAAAAATTAGCGCTGTTTTAACAAATTATTAG
- a CDS encoding phospholipase D-like domain-containing protein, translated as MFKRAKWIFYYFFLLIFLAGFSGTIYIIYVFLSRNLDWIAILTLVSVYSSTSLFNLFILLQRRRHEAKISWLIACSILPIIGPIAYIFLGRKYSNHQNVKHYFSQYQYFIGSSKTDEKLLEKIPKTDRDLLVYSSKYFLSPVQKFTGDLIVDGHSFFEKLFNDIQKAKKFIFIDIYIVKNDFIWKKLKRLLINKRKQGVKVKIIVDSFGTYYIKTRQWLELRSQKIEVLLFNAFKVPFISGQSFYRNHRKVFLIDGKIVYTGGNNISEEYSGFDKNYGYWMDLNLRLEGEIVETYCRNFLFHWSKWGKKNISKSEINNFCKLEENSVQSTKIKNLGVVIQNGPNLPDSLIEGFILKSIYSAKKNIKLFSPYFVPTQKIIDALKDVLLAKIEVEIFIPGRNDILLIKTFNHYFAYKLFKKGAKIYFFKEIFFHGKAIIIDDNIGMIGTSNLDARSLFFQYETNLFFKGKILNKLLNHIDLLKKQNIIVEVKEFNKISNFFKFLIFFLKTLA; from the coding sequence ATGTTCAAAAGAGCAAAATGGATTTTTTACTATTTTTTTTTATTAATTTTCCTTGCGGGTTTTAGCGGAACTATTTACATAATATATGTTTTTCTGTCTAGAAATCTTGATTGAATCGCGATTTTGACACTTGTTTCAGTTTATAGTTCTACCTCGCTTTTCAATTTATTTATTTTGCTACAAAGAAGAAGACATGAAGCAAAAATTTCATGGCTGATTGCTTGTTCTATTTTGCCAATAATCGGACCGATTGCTTATATTTTTTTAGGGCGAAAATACTCAAATCACCAAAATGTTAAGCATTATTTTTCACAATATCAATATTTTATTGGCTCAAGTAAAACTGATGAAAAGTTGTTAGAAAAAATTCCTAAAACTGATCGAGATTTATTGGTTTATTCAAGTAAATATTTTTTATCTCCTGTTCAAAAATTTACCGGCGATTTAATTGTTGATGGTCATAGTTTTTTTGAAAAACTTTTTAACGACATTCAAAAGGCAAAAAAATTCATTTTTATTGATATTTATATTGTAAAAAACGACTTTATTTGGAAAAAATTAAAAAGATTGCTAATTAATAAACGCAAACAAGGCGTAAAAGTTAAGATTATCGTCGATTCCTTTGGGACTTACTACATAAAAACACGGCAATGACTTGAATTAAGAAGTCAAAAAATTGAAGTTCTTTTGTTTAATGCCTTCAAAGTACCTTTTATTTCAGGGCAAAGTTTTTATAGAAACCACCGAAAAGTTTTTCTAATTGATGGAAAAATTGTATATACTGGTGGAAATAATATTTCTGAAGAATACTCAGGTTTTGATAAAAATTATGGCTACTGAATGGATTTAAATCTTCGACTTGAAGGCGAAATTGTCGAAACTTATTGCCGAAATTTCCTATTTCACTGGTCAAAATGAGGTAAGAAAAATATTTCTAAATCTGAAATTAATAATTTTTGCAAACTTGAAGAAAACAGCGTCCAATCTACTAAAATAAAAAATTTAGGCGTTGTTATTCAAAACGGGCCAAATTTACCTGACTCATTGATTGAGGGTTTTATTTTAAAAAGTATTTATTCGGCCAAAAAAAATATTAAGCTTTTTTCGCCATATTTTGTGCCAACACAAAAAATTATCGACGCATTAAAAGATGTTTTACTTGCAAAAATAGAGGTAGAAATTTTTATACCAGGCAGAAATGACATTTTATTGATCAAAACTTTTAATCACTATTTTGCATACAAACTGTTTAAAAAAGGTGCTAAAATTTACTTTTTTAAGGAAATCTTTTTTCACGGAAAAGCAATAATTATTGATGATAATATCGGAATGATTGGGACATCGAATTTAGATGCTAGATCTTTATTTTTTCAGTATGAAACCAATTTATTTTTTAAAGGTAAAATTTTAAACAAGCTTTTGAATCACATTGACTTACTTAAAAAACAAAATATTATTGTTGAAGTAAAAGAATTTAATAAAATTTCTAATTTTTTTAAGTTTTTAATTTTCTTTTTGAAAACTTTGGCTTAG
- the secG gene encoding preprotein translocase subunit SecG — protein MLKTVLVIFIAIFGFLIVLVSLIMSPHSNSFSGALIGSSDLDLFQVSKERGIKKFTKWAMFILGFIFLALSLVIRLL, from the coding sequence ATGTTAAAAACAGTTTTAGTTATTTTTATTGCGATTTTTGGTTTCCTGATTGTTTTAGTTTCGCTAATTATGTCGCCACATTCAAACTCATTCTCAGGAGCACTAATCGGATCGAGCGATCTGGATTTATTCCAAGTATCAAAAGAACGTGGTATCAAAAAGTTCACAAAATGAGCAATGTTTATATTGGGCTTTATTTTTTTAGCTCTATCGTTAGTAATTAGGTTGTTGTAA
- the obgE gene encoding GTPase ObgE, protein MRFIDQVSIEIQAGRGGDGVISFRREAHVDKGGPDGGDGGNGGSIYFIGDSGLNSLFPFYHTKKIFGNNGENGRSKNRTGANGKDIFVKVPLGTQVFSKNTLICDVVTQKKYLIARGGKGGQGNTRFKNSKNKAPRISENGEEGQKLVLQLELKVMADIGLVGKPNAGKSTLLSLISNSKPKIANYEFTTIVPQLGMVKSYNDSFVVADLPGLISGASLGKGMGIVFLKHIERCRAIAHVIDFGSPEKNPIDDFKSINAELANFSQKLLKLNQIIIANKSDLPSFKKNFQLFQQEFPEIPIIEASLISNNSVEIQNIKRKMFELILQANQAKNIEQTEEKEDFVEYNLEAPFLITNKFPGFYEVTGELIKKIVNKIPLNSQENIFRFNSKIKNIGLWNELLKLGIKSGDTVKIYNFEFQWS, encoded by the coding sequence ATGAGATTTATTGATCAAGTTTCAATAGAAATTCAAGCAGGTAGGGGTGGTGATGGGGTAATATCATTTCGCAGAGAGGCTCATGTTGATAAAGGTGGGCCAGATGGCGGCGATGGTGGTAATGGAGGTTCTATTTATTTTATTGGAGATTCTGGTCTAAATTCGTTATTTCCATTTTATCATACTAAAAAAATTTTCGGAAATAACGGTGAAAATGGTAGATCAAAAAACAGGACCGGAGCTAATGGCAAGGATATTTTTGTAAAAGTCCCCCTTGGAACACAAGTGTTTTCAAAAAACACTTTGATTTGTGATGTAGTTACTCAAAAAAAATATTTGATTGCCCGTGGCGGCAAAGGCGGTCAGGGCAACACCCGTTTTAAGAATTCAAAAAATAAAGCACCTCGAATATCTGAAAACGGTGAAGAAGGTCAAAAATTAGTTCTTCAACTTGAACTCAAAGTCATGGCTGATATTGGTCTGGTTGGTAAACCAAATGCCGGAAAATCAACACTTTTGTCATTAATTTCTAACTCTAAACCCAAAATTGCTAACTATGAATTTACAACTATTGTTCCGCAACTTGGCATGGTTAAATCTTACAATGATTCATTTGTTGTCGCGGATTTGCCTGGTTTAATTTCAGGAGCAAGTTTGGGAAAAGGAATGGGAATTGTTTTTTTAAAGCATATCGAACGTTGCCGGGCAATTGCGCATGTGATTGACTTTGGTAGCCCAGAAAAAAACCCGATTGATGATTTTAAAAGTATTAACGCCGAGCTAGCTAATTTTAGCCAAAAATTACTAAAACTTAACCAAATAATAATAGCAAATAAATCTGATTTACCCAGTTTTAAAAAAAATTTTCAACTTTTTCAACAAGAATTTCCCGAAATTCCCATAATTGAAGCCAGTTTGATTTCAAATAATAGTGTTGAAATTCAAAATATTAAGAGAAAAATGTTTGAACTTATTTTGCAAGCAAATCAGGCCAAAAATATTGAGCAAACAGAAGAAAAGGAAGATTTTGTTGAATATAATCTTGAGGCTCCATTTTTAATTACTAATAAATTTCCAGGATTTTACGAGGTCACTGGTGAGTTAATTAAAAAAATAGTTAATAAAATACCATTAAATTCTCAGGAAAATATTTTTAGATTTAACTCAAAAATTAAAAATATCGGCTTGTGAAACGAACTTTTAAAACTAGGAATAAAATCAGGGGACACTGTTAAAATTTATAATTTTGAATTTCAATGAAGTTAA
- a CDS encoding F0F1 ATP synthase subunit A has product MDFFSHWNQPQLFTLFILVIFVIILSIIIFFHIKKAKVDKAPSAIVLFAESYFLFIDDLVESSGEGYVNKAKPYVFSLFTFFLLGNLLSLAGLEPISTSISVTLSLAIISWLGIFVVGSIFAKRYYILEFAKNPLKIIGAPAPLISLSFRMYGNIISGSVFFLIIYSGVLWLYQKIPLGAFGNFNLPVVLIFPPFLIYFDIIGSLIQSFIFVILTVSYWGMEVIHPPQKQKTEQKTLNIVQT; this is encoded by the coding sequence ATGGATTTTTTTTCACATTGAAATCAACCGCAATTATTTACTCTTTTTATTTTAGTTATTTTTGTAATAATTTTATCAATTATTATCTTTTTTCACATAAAAAAAGCAAAAGTTGATAAAGCTCCTTCGGCAATAGTTTTATTTGCAGAATCATACTTTTTGTTTATTGATGATCTTGTTGAGTCTTCCGGTGAAGGTTATGTAAATAAAGCAAAACCTTACGTTTTTTCGCTTTTTACCTTCTTTTTATTAGGTAATCTATTATCACTGGCAGGTCTTGAGCCAATTTCTACTTCAATTTCGGTAACCCTAAGTTTAGCAATAATTAGCTGACTAGGGATTTTTGTTGTTGGATCAATTTTTGCAAAAAGATATTATATACTTGAATTTGCAAAAAATCCACTCAAAATAATAGGGGCACCGGCTCCATTAATTTCACTTTCTTTCAGGATGTATGGAAACATAATTTCAGGTTCTGTTTTCTTTTTAATTATTTATTCAGGTGTTCTTTGACTTTACCAAAAAATCCCGCTAGGTGCTTTTGGTAATTTTAATTTACCGGTTGTATTAATTTTCCCACCGTTTCTTATCTATTTTGATATTATCGGCTCGTTGATACAGTCATTTATTTTTGTAATTCTAACTGTTTCATACTGAGGAATGGAAGTAATTCACCCGCCACAAAAGCAAAAAACTGAACAAAAAACATTGAACATTGTTCAAACTTAA
- a CDS encoding MG284/MPN403 family protein, translating into MDDFRKPARSLRKKLKDPSEWTFVQKKSLVAFLFLYHKTNKLHSQKEKVYETLGITNKNDDLPISAIDRALSLLEPRYTKLLIKEFIDNDRNWIKKYWSKSTYYKNMHKAIDQFIIILNL; encoded by the coding sequence ATGGATGATTTCCGTAAACCTGCAAGATCATTGCGTAAAAAATTAAAAGATCCATCAGAATGGACATTTGTTCAAAAAAAATCACTAGTTGCTTTTTTATTCCTATACCATAAAACTAATAAACTCCACTCACAAAAAGAAAAAGTTTATGAAACTTTAGGAATTACAAATAAAAATGATGATTTACCAATTTCAGCGATTGATAGAGCTCTTTCACTCTTAGAACCTAGATATACCAAGCTTTTAATCAAAGAATTTATCGATAATGACCGTAACTGAATTAAAAAATACTGGTCTAAATCAACATATTATAAAAATATGCACAAAGCAATCGACCAATTTATTATAATTTTAAATCTTTAG